CTTTTTAATGCGCGCAGGGAAAagtacgcggcgctgtaCCTGATGCCCCAGCTCGACGCACGCAcgtctgcacgcgcgtTTGTCGAGTCTATTCTTACGTTTATTATCTTGTACAACAGCCTGATCCCCATCTCGCTGATCGTGTCCATGGACATGGTCAAGTTCCAGCTTGCATCTCTGATCAACTCGGACTTGGACATGTACTATGCGCCCTCCGATACCCCCGCactgtgccgccgcccgaaCTTGGTCGAGGATCTGGGGCAGGTCGAGTACATTTTTAGCGACAAGACCGGGACATTGACGCGCAACGAAATGGAGTTTAAACAAGCGGCCATTGGCGGCATTTCTTTTCTTGACACGCccggcgaggcgcgcgctgagGATGAGTTTGAGggcgcgcgtcttgtcgTGGGCCAGCGTACCTGGGCCACGCTTCCCGCTATCCTGGAGCACAATAAGGACGGACTGAGGCGCCTTTGCGACGAATTTCTCACCGTGCTTGCCGTATGCCACACTGTGATTCCAGAGACGGTGGATGGAAAGATTGTGTTCCAGGCATCCTCGCCCGACGAGGCTGCcctcgtcgctggcgcACAGTCACTCGGCTACGCTTTCACGACGCGCAAACCGCACGCTGTGTACATAAATGTGCGTGGCGAGACGCGAGAGTACCAGGTGCTCCAGGTATGCGAATTCAACAGTacacgcaagcgcatgtCGACCATTGTGCGCCTCCCAAACGGGCAAATCACGCTGTTTTGCAAAGGCGCCGACACGGTGATTTTTCCGCGACTCAAGCCAGACCAGGAATGCACCGAGGCCACGCTAGGCTACCTGGAAGAgtatgctgcgcaaggtcTCCGCACACTCTGTATCGCCCGGCGAAACCTCGCTGTTGAAGAGCACGCGGCGTGGGCGCAAAAGTACgagcgtgctgctgcaagcgTGCACGACCGAGCCGGGGCGCTTGATGCCGTCGCCGAGGAAATCGAGGTGGAGCTGGAACTGCTCGGCGCGACTGCGATTGAAGACAAGCTCCAGGACGGCGTGCCAGACACGattgcgacgctgcaagcCGCCGGGATCAAAGTATGGATTCTCACCGGCGACCGGCAAGAGACGGCCATCAACATTGGCTACTCGTGCCGCCTGATTTCAGAGAGCATGAATCTGCTGATTGTCAACGAAGCAACACCTGCCGAGACCGCCGAGGCAGTGCGCCAGCAGCTAGAGACTGTGCGCACACAGCTGGGCGATACAGGCCCCCAAGAGGAGCTTGCTCTGATTGTAGAAGGGCGCAGCCTgcagcatgcgctccagccATCGCTCGCACCGCTCTTTTTAAGCCTTGCTGGCTCGTGCAAGGCTGTGATCTGCTGCCGTGTGTCGCCACTGCAAAAAGCACTTGTGGTCGAGCTGGTCAAGCAGCATACCAATGCTATTCTGCTTGCGAtcggcgacggcgccaaCGATGTAGGTATGATccaggcggcgcatcttggCGTGGGTATCAGCGGTCTTGAGGGCctgcaagccgcgcgctctgcggATGTGGCCATCGGCCAGTTCCGCTTTTTGAAAAAGCTTTTGCTGGTGCACGGAACGTGGAGCTATGCGAGACTGAGCAAAATGATTCTGTACTCTTTCTACAAGACCGTCACCCTCTACCTCACCCTGTTTTGGCTTTCGTTTTATAACCGATTTTCGGGCCAAACGGCGTACGAGTCTTGGACGCAGTCTTTCTACAATGTGCTCTTCACCATGATGCCGAcgctcgtgctcggcatcTTTGACCAGTACCtcagcgcggcgatgctcgagcgctACCCACAGCTCTACGGACAAGCCTTCTTTACCGGATGGGACATTGGGATGTGGATGGCAAACGCCGTGTACCACTCCATTGTCAACTTCTTCCTCGTTACCTACGCATTTTACGACACAATCAATGATGGTCAAGGCCAGTCGGCATACTACTGGATATGGGGTACTACCTTGTACTTCACCATGCTTACCACCGCGCTTGGAAAAGCCGCAGTCGTCTCGAATCTATGGACGCGGTACACTCTCATGGCCATTCCCGGTTCGCTTGGCATCACACTCGCATTTTTTGTCGTGTTTGGAACGGTAGCGCCGGGGCTGGGCGTGTCGATGGAGTACTATAGCATTGTGCCGCGCCTCCTTGGGCTCCCCGTTTTTTGGCTCTTGCTTGTCTTTGTGCCTGTATGTGCACTGCTCCGCGACGTGCTTTGGCGCTTTTACCAGCGCACATACAGGCCCAAGGACTACCACATTGTGCAGGAAATGCAAAAGTACAAGCTCCAGGACGTGTATCCGCGCACGGACCAGTTCCAGAAAAATATCCGCAAGGTGCGGGCAGTGCAGcgagtgcgccgctcgcgtgGATATGCTTTTTCGCAGACGGAGGGCGAGCAGGCGGACTTGATCCGACAGTACGATACCACCAAGGAGCGGCCGAGTGGTTTGTAGCATAGACGTAGTGTGGCTATGTAGCTACTTCTTCTGCTTGTAGCGCGTCACGTCCAATGGGAAGAGCTGGTCAAAGGTGGTACGGTCCAGAAACCAGGGCTCGCAGTCGAAtccgcgctgctggcggcgTGCGTATTCAGCGCGCtcagcagcgcctgcgcccgGTGCGTGGGCCCCGCCCCAATCTGTCGGACTGCGCATTGCACGCTGGCAAAGGCCGCGGATACCGCGGCTTGGCGactcgtccagcacagACGTACGCTGCGGCATCGCCGAGAGCTGGAAAGCGagttttgcgccgccgacacGCAGCATCAACGTATCCTGCATATCCTGCTTCGGCGTGGTGATGTTTGCGAGTTTCCCGTGCGGGACCTTGACGCGCTTCTTCGCTAGTTCTTGCCAAAGCGATTGCTCGCTGCCCACGGCGCTTCCCTGCAGTCTGTAGATGGCGTGCAGTGGCAGTATTCGTTCGCGCGGATCCGTCGTGGAAAGGTGGcctgcgcgctggaaaagcGGCCACGCCTTTACAGATTTTGGGAGCCAGCGTGCAGGAGAggcgcttgctgtgcgcaCACCTACCGTATTGGACTGGGGATATATCGTCATGCGCGTCACCATCCGGCTCGGCGCATAAAGAAAGTACCAGCCACAGAGACTCGAAATGAGGACCGTGCCTGTAGCCGCGGTGATGCGCAGCTCTTTTCGTACGAGCTGTGGTGGGTTTTGTGGGTCGTGCGAAAAGAGCGGCCAGGAAAGGTACCCTTGTATGAACGAGCCAAAGTTGAGGCCTGCGAGAACGAAACATGCGCCTGCGAGAAAAAAGTAGGTTTTGCGCATGTACGGGCTCCCGCGATAAACTACCCGTGCTTCCAATGGCTTGTGCGCATttctcgccgtcgccagcgtgcggtgtggcgacgcgcgccacgaagcacgcatcgcgcgcgaatTCGCGCGCGGAAGCCACAGCATGGAGGAAGGGAAGCGATGACATAATCAAGcacaaaaaaaaagtgcTTGTCAGTGTCCGCGGCTTGGACTTCGCCTACGTTATGACGAGCACACAAACTCCGCCGGGAGGCAACTggaatgcgctgcgctctaCAATGCACAAAGAAAGCGTGAAGAATTacgctgtgcgcgagcgtggGCCTCCGCATCACAAGAAAGCTGTGTCGCAAAGTGTGTCGAAACCACACGCTTCTCCCCCGCGTGATAATGTCGCGGAGacacacgctgcgcacccGCCGCTTCCCTGGTTTGCCGAGGACTTATCTCCAGAAGACCTTTCACTTGTTCTTTCTACCGAAACTGCATCcgccgagacgctgcggcagcgcgaTCTCCCTCTTGAGCGCCTTGCCCAGCTgaaacgcagcgcgctgcaatggGAAGGGTGTATGGACGAGGCACTGAAACGCCGCATTGTGCTTGGCGAGTGCGAATCAGATTTTTCGCCGGAAAAGCGCAAAGTCGGCCACTATGTCGCGGTCGATTGCGAGATGGTCGGCGTTGGGTACCGCGGCAAGAGTTctgctcttgcgcgcgtttccCTTGTGAATTGGTACGGCTGCATTATCTATGACAAGTATGTGCGTCCCGATGAAATGATATCCGACTTTCGGACTTGGGTCTcgggcgtcgcgccgcaccatATGAAGACGGCAACGCCTTTTGAGGTTGCCCAGCGCGAGGTAGCGGTGATTATCAAAGGCCGCGTTTTGGTAGGCCACGCAATTCAAAATGACTTGAATGCACTCAAGCTTCACCATCCGCGTTCCCAAATTCGCGATACTGCGCAGTTTGACCCGCTGCGTGTCGTGAGCGGAAAAAAGACACCTGGCCTGCGCACGCTCTCCAAACTTGTGCTGGGCCTGGACATTCAAAAGAAAGGTCAATACCACTCCTCTGTCGAGGATGCACGCTCGACCATGGCCATTTTTCGTACGCAGAAGGAGGCATGGGACCGCGAGCTGGAGATCGGAGCGACCAAAGCGCTGAAGCGCAAGATAGCGGCCGGATCGCCcggcaaagcggcgcgctcgaacCCCAAGCCAAAGCCACCGCGCCCCCTCTCTTGGCCCGCCAGCAGGCCAGACACCCGCGCTTCGAGGGAATGGTGGATGAACGATTAGTTAATTACGCTGTAGATGTGCCGTGTTTCCAAACATGGCTTTGTACATAAACGCTTCGCTAAGCAACAGTTCTGCATCCTTGTCTGaccagcgctgcgtcggaAGGCTCTGCAGAAACATGATAATACCCTGCCGTGAGCCTCATCGCAACCTACCTGGAAATCCATCTCGAGTAGGGAAGCACGCCATTTCTGCAGGAATACCGCGCAGACGAAAGGGTGAAAGTCGGAAAATGCGTCGGCACCTTCGGCCAGGTATGTATCCCACATGCGTATAATACTCGGCACGCTCATCTCGCGCATGAGCAGGCAGTTGATCCAGCGGAAACTAAACTGGACGTACTCGACGCCCTGTGCGGCTAaatgcgtgtgcagcggcgcatcgatcCGCGCGACGACTTCGCCCATCCGCCGCAATTGCCGCTGGATGCCCGGCTGCGCCAAGGTATAATTGTCCTGGATACCGTCTAGGAGCTTGGACAGGCACCAAAACGTGTCTGCCTCAAGTGCAGCTAACACATGCTGCGGCAGGTCGGCGAGCTCGAATTGCTCCGGGTCGCTGTCAATGTACGCCGAGAGGAACACTTCAAAAAACGGAGTGACTAGATCGTTGATTCCTTGCACGTAGCCACTTGCGGGGTGCCGGATCGCCCATACATACAAAATTCGCTCCAGCGCCCGCTGCGTCGCCTCTTGCTGCCACAGGCGGATGCCCGGGTTGGTGCGTGGGACGTCAATGTAGATTTGGTGCCAAATCGCGCGGTCGACTTCCTCGAGCCCTTGGGCAAACGCGCGTTGGACGCCTTCTGCATACTCTGcacgtttgcgcgcaagcgttgctgcgcgcagagACGACTGTGTAGGGAGGTAGCCAAGGAGAAGCGGCCATACAACGGCACGGAGCTCGTTCGGGACACCTTTCCACGCAAGCGAGCGCAAAAATCCCAGATCAATCTCATCCGCCTCGAGGCactggacgagctgctggcggatgcgccgggtgcgtgtgcttggATAGCGCCTTACCTTTGCCGGGTTTTGCGGTCTGGGTGGCACCGGAGTCAGCGGGGCGACGACGGGCATCATgacgccatcgccgctggTCGCCAGCGGATCAAACGCCGCGGCACTCGGAGCACGGGACGAGGTATTTTGTGCATGGGCCGCCTCGTGCGACGTGCTGATAtcggagcgccgcgcatcgtcggaGCTGCGTTCGTGCTGGAATGCTACAAGCTGCGGACGATACATTTCGACGAGTAGCATGGGATCGTCAACCAGTGCATGGATCCGTGCCGCACGCCCGGCGTGGGTGTTGGTGGGGATCGGAGCGAATGCAATGCCTTTCTCGGCCCAGTTTGCCGGGTACGGATCGAGCTCTACGCTCGATTCCGTCGCGGCATCCGGTTGTGGCGGTGCGGGCACAACGTTAGGTGCAgtgtgcagtgcatcccCGGTGCTTGGCGCCAACAGTGCTAAATCGACGCGCGTTTCCTGCAGCGTGAGCCGCTCGTATGCACCGTTTCCTTGCGTGCTTAGTGTGGTGTCTGTACTGGTCCGCCGGGTCTGGAGTCGCGCGACAAACTCGTCATCATCCAAGTTTGATGCCCACGCCTCTTCCTCCCAGGCATCTGTGCTCGGCCCAGCGCGACTCGTCGgcttgcgcatcggcacGGAGGCATAAAGGGAGACGCGGCATGGCGAATACGTCACGTGAACCTACGAGGCTAGGGGGTATGTGCGGAGAGCGTCTAGGCTCGGCGATGGTCGGCGCATACGGGACACGGGATGGTGGTGCATGTGGGGCGGCATGTGTGCATCTAACGCACGAGAAGGTACACGTTTGCGCCGACCGTAATCTTGCTCAGGTGACGGAAAGAGCCGGTGAGCGCCATCAGCAGGCCACCAAACGAGGCATACACCGTGACCTGCTcggtgctgcgctcgtCATACTTGAATACCTGGGTGAGCGTAAG
This is a stretch of genomic DNA from Malassezia vespertilionis chromosome 1, complete sequence. It encodes these proteins:
- a CDS encoding uncharacterized protein (EggNog:ENOG503PJTF; TransMembrane:2 (i50-73o93-113i)), producing the protein MLWLPRANSRAMRASWRASPHRTLATARNAHKPLEARVVYRGSPYMRKTYFFLAGACFVLAGLNFGSFIQGYLSWPLFSHDPQNPPQLVRKELRITAATGTVLISSLCGWYFLYAPSRMVTRMTIYPQSNTVGVRTASASPARWLPKSVKAWPLFQRAGHLSTTDPRERILPLHAIYRLQGSAVGSEQSLWQELAKKRVKVPHGKLANITTPKQDMQDTLMLRVGGAKLAFQLSAMPQRTSVLDESPSRGIRGLCQRAMRSPTDWGGAHAPGAGAAERAEYARRQQRGFDCEPWFLDRTTFDQLFPLDVTRYKQKK
- the DRS2 gene encoding P-type phospholipid transporter (EggNog:ENOG503NX4W; COG:P; TransMembrane:10 (i227-244o250-269i447-471o491-515i1012-1032o1052-1074i1094-1114o1126-1144i1156-1179o1191-1214i)), whose translation is MDDIESLFSTRRGRHMPLATDEEEQSHVLFDEDDMDLLGDAPVQPSRTTNAAWGKGAPALRTGSTASVHKTESLFDRDVDEDEYTEDLHLRPIGSSKQIEADDEPDMPWQPTAHASRRTRSGPSRRRASRARAAPSQEAQRLPETPSILSLLAQDVVWQLRSFRQRFQRRMHKLQGRHVQQTTRTIIVNDPTLTTQHIGYNTNQVLTNKYNVVTFVPRFLCEQFAKYANVFFLFIGILQQIPGVSPTNRWTTLVPLAIVLLASACTEITEDWRRYKSDAEMNARLVQVLDPSTSSWIKRPWRDVAVGDIVRVERNEFFPADLVLLSSSEPEGLAYVETANLDGETNLKIKQAPTQTAQCTSARTAAEIQGSLVCEVPNNSLYTFEGTMQLSSTFPVGPDQLLLRGAQLRNAPWIYGLAVFTGHDTKLLQNATSSPLKRTRVEKQVNALILSLFVLLLALSIFCAVGALFNARREKYAALYLMPQLDARTSARAFVESILTFIILYNSLIPISLIVSMDMVKFQLASLINSDLDMYYAPSDTPALCRRPNLVEDLGQVEYIFSDKTGTLTRNEMEFKQAAIGGISFLDTPGEARAEDEFEGARLVVGQRTWATLPAILEHNKDGLRRLCDEFLTVLAVCHTVIPETVDGKIVFQASSPDEAALVAGAQSLGYAFTTRKPHAVYINVRGETREYQVLQVCEFNSTRKRMSTIVRLPNGQITLFCKGADTVIFPRLKPDQECTEATLGYLEEYAAQGLRTLCIARRNLAVEEHAAWAQKYERAAASVHDRAGALDAVAEEIEVELELLGATAIEDKLQDGVPDTIATLQAAGIKVWILTGDRQETAINIGYSCRLISESMNLLIVNEATPAETAEAVRQQLETVRTQLGDTGPQEELALIVEGRSLQHALQPSLAPLFLSLAGSCKAVICCRVSPLQKALVVELVKQHTNAILLAIGDGANDVGMIQAAHLGVGISGLEGLQAARSADVAIGQFRFLKKLLLVHGTWSYARLSKMILYSFYKTVTLYLTLFWLSFYNRFSGQTAYESWTQSFYNVLFTMMPTLVLGIFDQYLSAAMLERYPQLYGQAFFTGWDIGMWMANAVYHSIVNFFLVTYAFYDTINDGQGQSAYYWIWGTTLYFTMLTTALGKAAVVSNLWTRYTLMAIPGSLGITLAFFVVFGTVAPGLGVSMEYYSIVPRLLGLPVFWLLLVFVPVCALLRDVLWRFYQRTYRPKDYHIVQEMQKYKLQDVYPRTDQFQKNIRKVRAVQRVRRSRGYAFSQTEGEQADLIRQYDTTKERPSGL
- the REX4 gene encoding 3'-5' exonuclease (COG:L; EggNog:ENOG503NYIT) gives rise to the protein MTSTQTPPGGNWNALRSTMHKESVKNYAVRERGPPHHKKAVSQSVSKPHASPPRDNVAETHAAHPPLPWFAEDLSPEDLSLVLSTETASAETLRQRDLPLERLAQLKRSALQWEGCMDEALKRRIVLGECESDFSPEKRKVGHYVAVDCEMVGVGYRGKSSALARVSLVNWYGCIIYDKYVRPDEMISDFRTWVSGVAPHHMKTATPFEVAQREVAVIIKGRVLVGHAIQNDLNALKLHHPRSQIRDTAQFDPLRVVSGKKTPGLRTLSKLVLGLDIQKKGQYHSSVEDARSTMAIFRTQKEAWDRELEIGATKALKRKIAAGSPGKAARSNPKPKPPRPLSWPASRPDTRASREWWMND
- the GYP1 gene encoding GTPase-activating protein (EggNog:ENOG503NWNR; BUSCO:EOG09261YLQ; COG:U), translating into MRKPTSRAGPSTDAWEEEAWASNLDDDEFVARLQTRRTSTDTTLSTQGNGAYERLTLQETRVDLALLAPSTGDALHTAPNVVPAPPQPDAATESSVELDPYPANWAEKGIAFAPIPTNTHAGRAARIHALVDDPMLLVEMYRPQLVAFQHERSSDDARRSDISTSHEAAHAQNTSSRAPSAAAFDPLATSGDGVMMPVVAPLTPVPPRPQNPAKVRRYPSTRTRRIRQQLVQCLEADEIDLGFLRSLAWKGVPNELRAVVWPLLLGYLPTQSSLRAATLARKRAEYAEGVQRAFAQGLEEVDRAIWHQIYIDVPRTNPGIRLWQQEATQRALERILYVWAIRHPASGYVQGINDLVTPFFEVFLSAYIDSDPEQFELADLPQHVLAALEADTFWCLSKLLDGIQDNYTLAQPGIQRQLRRMGEVVARIDAPLHTHLAAQGVEYVQFSFRWINCLLMREMSVPSIIRMWDTYLAEGADAFSDFHPFVCAVFLQKWRASLLEMDFQGIIMFLQSLPTQRWSDKDAELLLSEAFMYKAMFGNTAHLQRN